From Hermetia illucens chromosome 6, iHerIll2.2.curated.20191125, whole genome shotgun sequence, one genomic window encodes:
- the LOC119658715 gene encoding uncharacterized protein LOC119658715, with amino-acid sequence MAASTGVEKNEYPKASNALVFGAILTYVASLALMMAFCSPYWIESYPETHSSFKNMGLWEYCFKEYTYPYYQFPRTFDGCHNIFSEEYYVIREWLVPGWLMVVQAFVTLAFILTFFSLVLMSLEIVRWPLKGVLQYEWIMTRIACICTGISSVFLFLGVTIFGANAYRRDWLMYPKFNVLSWAYSLAVVAFMILGLAGFVLHRDAKRAYEVRSEAKNLVMQMEMQEPGFQAAPHHRSRSLQGYI; translated from the exons ATGGCTGCCAGCACGGGCGTTGAGAAAAATGAATATCCGAAAGCATCAA ATGCTCTCGTTTTCGGAGCAATTTTGACCTATGTGGCCAGCTTGGCGTTGATGATGGCCTTCTGCTCACCCTATTGGATCGAGTCCTATCCGGAAACGCACAGCAGCTTCAAGAACATGGGCCTTTGGGAGTATTGCTTCAAGGAATACACATATCCTTACTACCAATTCCCGCGGACCTTTGATGGCTGCCACAATATTTTCAGTGAG GAATATTACGTGATACGCGAGTGGCTGGTGCCCGGGTGGCTCATGGTTGTGCAAGCGTTTGTGACGTTGGCGTTCATCCTAACATTTTTCTCGCTGGTTCTGATGTCTCTTGAGATCGTGAGATGGCCTCTGAAAGGAGTTCTTCAGTACGAATGGATTATGACACGAATTGCATGCATTTGCACAGGAATATCTT CGGTGTTCCTGTTTCTGGGCGTCACGATATTCGGTGCCAACGCCTACAGACGTGATTGGTTGATGTATCCGAAATTCAATGTCCTTTCCTGGGCCTATTCCCTGGCGGTAGTTGcctttatgattctaggattgGCTGGTTTCGTTCTACATCGGGACGCTAAGCGTGCCTATGAGGTGAGAAGCGAAGCGAAGAATCTCGTCATGCAAATGGAAATGCAGGAGCCTGGCTTCCAAGCGGCGCCGCATCATCGCTCGCGAAGCCTTCAGGGCTACATATAA